The genomic stretch ATTAACCAGGTACAGGTCCGGGAGGAAATAGGTCTCACATTTGCTTCAGCCTTGAGGTCCTTCCTGAGGCAGGACCCTGATATCATAATGGTTGGTGAAATCCGTGACTTTGAGACTGCCGAAATAGCTGTTAAGGCCGCCCTCACGGGACACCTCGTCCTGAGCACTCTGCACACAAACGACGCTCCAAGCACCATCACAAGGCTGTTGAATATGGGGATAGAACCCTTTCTTGTATCCTCATCCGTAATACTTATCCTTGCACAGAGGCTTGCCCGCAAGGTATGTGATAACTGCAAGGTGGAGGACCACCAGACAGAGCAGGCACTCCTGAAACTCGGCTATTCCGAGGAAGAGTTCAATGATATAAAATGTTATAAGGGAGAGGGGTGCCCGGTTTGTAACAACTCCGGGTACAAGGGCAGGGTTGCCCTCTATGAAGTTATGTCGATAAAGGATGAGCTTAAGGAGCTTATCCTTGAAGGGGCCTCTGCTCAGGAGATCAAGACCCTTGCAAGCAGACTTGGAATGAAGACCCTCAGGCGTAGTGGTCTCAATAAAGCAAAACAGGGAATAACCAGTATTGAAGAGATAATGAGAGTAACATTCGGTGACTGAACCGATGTTTGTTTACTGATTGCTTTATCCGTTTGACCGGGATACAGGAACCTTGAGTCGGTTGAATTGACCGATCAACAAATAATGGTATAAGGGGTTTATATGGCGACACTTTATGACTTCCTGAAGATGATGATCGAAAAGAACTCATCGGATCTTCATATTACCACAGGCAGTCCTCCGAGGCTCCGGATCGATGGGAAACTCCTGCCGATCGACCATGACCCGCTTATCCCTCCTGAAACACGAACCCTCTGCTACAGCATACTGACAGACGCACAGAAACACAGGTTTGAGGAAAACAATGAGCTTGACCTCTCCTTTGGCGTAAAGGGACTCAGCAGGTTCAGGGCAAATATATTCATGCAAAGAGGGGCGGTGGCAGGGGCATTCAGGACCATCCCTTTCAGCATCAGGACCTTTCAGGAACTGGGTCTGCCCGAGATTATCAACGGACTCGCGAAGAAGCCCAGAGGTTTAATACTCGTCACAGGCCCTACCGGTTCAGGAAAAACCACGACACTTGCAGCAATGATAGACAGGATTAATTCCGAACGGTATGAACATATCATAACTATTGAGGACCCTATAGAGTACCTCCATTCGCATAAAAAATGTCTTGTGAATCAACGCGAGGTTACGGCTGACACTGCTTCCTTCCGTGATGCCCTTCGTTACATCCTGAGGCAGGACCCGGATGTCGTGCTGATCGGGGAGATGAGGGACCTTGAAACAATAGAAGCCGCTCTCAGGGTTTCCGAGACAGGACACCTGACACTTGCAACACTGCATACCAATTCGGCAGTTCAGACCATAAACCGTGTGATCGATGTATTTCCTCCCCATCAGCAGGACCAGGTCAGGGTTCAGCTCTCCTTTGTGCTCGAAGGCATCGTAGCCCAGCAGCTAATCCCGAGGAAGGACGGCAAGGGCCGTGTGCTTGCTGTTGAGATCCTCGTCCCCAACCCTGCAATCAGGAACCTGATCAGGGAAGACAAGGTCCACCAGATATACTCAATGATGCAGACCGGGCAGTCCCGGTTTGGAATGCAGACAATGAACCAGTCACTTCATGAAGTCTACAGCAAGGGGTTGATATCCTATGAGGACGCCCTTGGCCGGTCACCCATCCCTGATGAATTAATAGCCATGCTACAGAAAGGTGGACAGATATCATCGGGACAGAAGAAGCAGGAGACAAGATTCAAGGGCAGAAGGGGGTAACCGGTGTGATGCTGAACAGAAGGGTTAATAACTACATCTCGAGTGGGGCCTTGCCTCAGAGGAGGGGATAGTGGCGACAGTATTTCAATGGTCGGGCAAGAACACTAAGGGGTTGATTGAGTCAGGAGAGATAACGGCGGCCTCCAAGGATGAGGTTATCTCTCAATTAAGGAGAAAAAATATTGTACCCACCGCTATAACGGAGAAGAAGGCAAGGGGGCTGACTATCTTCCGCAAAAAGATTCGTGACAAGGATCTCGTTGTATTCACAAGACAGTTTGCCACCATGATTGATGCAGGCCTGCCCCTTGTGCAGGCCCTTGATATCCTCTCCACCCAGGTGGAAAACAAGACCCTTGCCAAAACACTTGAGCAGGTCAAGGCCGACGTTGAGGGAGGCTCAACCTATGCCGACGCCTTGAGAAAGCACCCCAAGGCATTCACCGAACTCTATGTAAATATGATTGCCGCCGGTGAGGCAGGTGGTATACTCGACACGATTCTTAACAGACTTGCCTCTTATATTGAAAAGGCCATGAAACTGAAGAAAAAGATAAAGGGAGCGATGATCTATCCTGCAGTTGTTACAACCATTGCCATCGGCGTTATAGCAGTGATCATGATATTTGTCGTTCCGACATTTTCCAAGATGTTTGCACAGTTAGGCGGCGTTCTTCCCATCCCTACAAGAATTGTGATTAGCATGAGTAATTTTATCAGCGGGATAGGGGGTCTGATTATTTTAGCTGTCTCCATCGCAGCGGTTATCTTCATAACACAGCTAAGAAAGACGGACAAAGGGAAGTATGTCACCGACAAATTTATCCTGAGTACGCCGATTTTCGGCAACATCTTGAGGAAAGCGTCTATCGCCAAGTTCACAAGAACTCTCGGCACTCTGGTAAGCAGCGGTGTGCCTATCCTTGACGGCCTTGATATTACGGCCAAGACCTCCGGTAATAAGGTTATTGAACGGGCCATTTATGAAGTCCGCACCGCGGTCTCAGAGGGAAAGACCATAGCAGAGCCCTTAATGAAAAACAGGATCTTCCCTCCGATGGTGAACCATATGATCGCTGTCGGTGAATCAACCGGTGCACTTGATGCCATGCTCAGTAAGATTGCCGATTTTTACGATGACGAAGTTGATGCCGCGGTTTCCAACCTGACCGCAATGATTGAACCTCTCTTGATGGTGTTTCTTGGCGGCTCCGTAGGGTTCATTGTTATCGCCATATACCTCCCGATTTTCAAACTGGGCACTTTAATCAAATAAATGAAGAAATCCCCGGGGCTTCCTGTATTAAGGATAAATACCGGTAAATCATTTTTTGCCCCTTTCCCAGGATTCGATGAATCTATATGAATTAAAAAAAAGGATCAACACATTTCTCTTCATCCGCATCGCTTTCATAACCCTACTCTTTGGTTCTTTCTTCTTTCTGAACATCAAGCAGTTCTATCCCAACAATATCCTTTATATTGTGATCTTTGTTCTCTATTTCACTCCCACGATATACTTCTTTGCCGTTAAAAAAGGGACGCCATCCGGGGATATGCTCAAGG from bacterium BMS3Abin08 encodes the following:
- the pilT_3 gene encoding twitching mobility protein; protein product: MATLYDFLKMMIEKNSSDLHITTGSPPRLRIDGKLLPIDHDPLIPPETRTLCYSILTDAQKHRFEENNELDLSFGVKGLSRFRANIFMQRGAVAGAFRTIPFSIRTFQELGLPEIINGLAKKPRGLILVTGPTGSGKTTTLAAMIDRINSERYEHIITIEDPIEYLHSHKKCLVNQREVTADTASFRDALRYILRQDPDVVLIGEMRDLETIEAALRVSETGHLTLATLHTNSAVQTINRVIDVFPPHQQDQVRVQLSFVLEGIVAQQLIPRKDGKGRVLAVEILVPNPAIRNLIREDKVHQIYSMMQTGQSRFGMQTMNQSLHEVYSKGLISYEDALGRSPIPDELIAMLQKGGQISSGQKKQETRFKGRRG
- the epsF_3 gene encoding type II secretion system protein F, which encodes MATVFQWSGKNTKGLIESGEITAASKDEVISQLRRKNIVPTAITEKKARGLTIFRKKIRDKDLVVFTRQFATMIDAGLPLVQALDILSTQVENKTLAKTLEQVKADVEGGSTYADALRKHPKAFTELYVNMIAAGEAGGILDTILNRLASYIEKAMKLKKKIKGAMIYPAVVTTIAIGVIAVIMIFVVPTFSKMFAQLGGVLPIPTRIVISMSNFISGIGGLIILAVSIAAVIFITQLRKTDKGKYVTDKFILSTPIFGNILRKASIAKFTRTLGTLVSSGVPILDGLDITAKTSGNKVIERAIYEVRTAVSEGKTIAEPLMKNRIFPPMVNHMIAVGESTGALDAMLSKIADFYDDEVDAAVSNLTAMIEPLLMVFLGGSVGFIVIAIYLPIFKLGTLIK